AAAAAAGATTGCTTTCTTTTTTAAAGCTACATAGTAATGATTCGCTTTATATACTATATATCCATTTACTATATTAAAAGCCATGGAAACACAAACATATTCACAATCAGAAGTTCCGGAATTATCACTTGAAGCATTTCAGAAAGAGATTGCCGTCGGAATGATTTGAAAGTGCAGCCAAGAGGTCTCTCTCAAATCCAAAAATAAAAACTTTTTATGAACTCATACAAAACTGGTCCATGGCTGGTCGCGCTTGCGGCATTTTTGTGGGCAATTGACGCGCCGTTTCGCAAATATGTAACCGGAGACCTCTCCTCGACGACGATCGTTTTCATGGAGCATCTTTTGATAGCTCTTCTGGTTCTTCCGATTTTTTTCAGAAGATTTTCGGAGTTAAAAAAAATATCTCCCCTTGAATGGCTCGCGATACTGGGAATTGCCCTCGGGGGTTCAGCTTTGGCCACCGTCTTTTTTACGGAGAGTTTCAGCTACGTGAATCCTTCGGTTGCGATACTGCTTCAGAAAATTCAGCCCTTCGTCGCGATTCTTTTGGCTACCATTCTTCTCAAAGAGAAGCTGACTAAAAAATTCTGGCTTTTTGCGGTTCTCGGAATCTATGGGGCTTACCTTGTGTCGTTTCCCTCGCTTAACCCCGGCGCAATCGAAGTGCGAGCGATGACCGGAGTTCTTCTCGCCCTTGCCGCCGCCGTGCTTTGGGCGGCGGGGACAGTCTTCGGTAGATTTGCGTTGCGAAGAGTAGCGTTTCAAACCCTGACCGCACTGCGATTTTTGGGCGCGCTTGTATTTCTCTTTTTCATTGAAATATATTTCCACAGGCTCCCCGAAGTCACTCTCGCTTCACGAACCGACTGGCTTTTCATATTTATAATCGCAATTATCGCCGGCTTTTTATCTCTCTTCATTTATTACAAGGGGCTTCTCACCACTAAAGCGAGCGTCGCAACGATAATGGAGCTTATTTTCCCCGTCTCTGCCGTCGTAATAAACTGGATTTTCCTCGGCTCCACGCTCGTGTTCGGTCAAATTGTGGGAGGAGTCATCCTGCTATGCGCCGTTGCTGGGCTTTCGCTCGTAAATAGCCAAACAGAATCACCGACTCCCCCGACCCAGTAAAATCTTATTTCTTATTAAAAAAACTCTCAAAACTCTCAAAAAGTGCCCGATTCTATTCTAGTATTTTGCAAAATACTAGAATAGAATCGGGCGGGAATATTTTCTACCCGACTCACATTATAGCCCTGAAGCAAAAGATGCGTAACCTAAAAGAGCATGCTCAAATTATCGCTTTGTCGATTGGAAGCATCATCTCCCATTTTATTTTTTTCAGCTATCCCAGTGAGACTGTGTTCGACGAAGTGCATTTCGGCAAATTCATCTCGGGATATTTTTCCCATCAGTACTTTTTTGACATCCATCCTCCGCTCGCAAAACTCTTTATCACTGGCGTCGGCCTCTTAGGAGGGTATAAGCCGGAGATAGATTTTAGCGTAATCGGAGAAAGTTTTACGAGTACTGATTTTATCTGGCTTCGCCTCCTTCCCACCCTTGCTGGCGCGATTCTTCCGCTCGTCATCTACTATCTCTCTCGCGCACTCAATTTTTCTAAGACGGCATCATTTGCCGCTGGCGCACTAATTATTTTCGAAAATTCCCTTTTGGTTCAGTCACGATTCATCCTTTTAGACAGCTTGCTTCTGCTTTTCGGATTTGGGAGCCTCCTTTTCTATTTTCTTTACCGAAAAAAAGAAGGAACTGGAGTCGTCCCATATCTTTTTTTGGGCGCAATCGTATTTTCTTCTTTTGCATTCAGCATTAAATGGACAGGGCTCTCTTTCCTCGCCCTAATAGTC
The genomic region above belongs to Candidatus Taylorbacteria bacterium and contains:
- a CDS encoding DMT family transporter gives rise to the protein MNSYKTGPWLVALAAFLWAIDAPFRKYVTGDLSSTTIVFMEHLLIALLVLPIFFRRFSELKKISPLEWLAILGIALGGSALATVFFTESFSYVNPSVAILLQKIQPFVAILLATILLKEKLTKKFWLFAVLGIYGAYLVSFPSLNPGAIEVRAMTGVLLALAAAVLWAAGTVFGRFALRRVAFQTLTALRFLGALVFLFFIEIYFHRLPEVTLASRTDWLFIFIIAIIAGFLSLFIYYKGLLTTKASVATIMELIFPVSAVVINWIFLGSTLVFGQIVGGVILLCAVAGLSLVNSQTESPTPPTQ